Proteins encoded together in one Rhizobium bangladeshense window:
- the cimA gene encoding citramalate synthase: protein MKERIYLFDTTLRDGQQTPGIDFSVEDKIAIAAMLDEFGLDYVEGGYPGANPTDTAFFSEKHTSRASFVAFGMTKRAGVSVSNDPGIAGLLQSKGDAICFVAKSWDYHVAVALGCTNEENLECIAESVKAAVGAGKEAIVDCEHFFDGFKANPAYAIACAKMAYESGARWVVLCDTNGGTQPPEVRAIVEAVIAAGVPGRCLGIHAHNDTGQAVANSLAAVEAGVRQIQGTLNGIGERCGNANLVTLIPTLALKSAYNTRFETAIDEERLLNLTRLSHAFDELLNRSPEHQMPYVGASAFATKAGIHASALLKDPRTYEHVPPESVGNFRKVMVSDQGGKANFINALKRRGIIVAKDDPKLDLLISIVKEREASGYAYEGADASFELLAHRTLGTIPNFFSIDGFRVMIERRFDSHGRIKIVSEAVVKITIDGQTLMSVAEAEGPVNALDLALRKDFGKYQHEIDDLVLADFKVRILNGGTAAITRVLIESTDSDGIRWWTVGVSENIIDASFQALMDSVIYKLMKNRQLAGKIAAE from the coding sequence ATGAAAGAACGCATCTATCTCTTCGACACGACGCTCCGGGACGGGCAGCAGACGCCCGGCATCGACTTTTCCGTCGAGGACAAGATTGCGATCGCGGCGATGCTGGACGAGTTCGGCCTCGATTACGTCGAAGGCGGATATCCCGGAGCTAACCCGACGGACACCGCCTTCTTCAGCGAGAAGCACACCAGCCGGGCCAGTTTCGTCGCCTTCGGCATGACGAAGCGGGCGGGCGTTTCGGTCTCCAACGATCCGGGCATCGCCGGATTGCTGCAGTCGAAAGGCGATGCCATCTGCTTCGTCGCCAAGAGCTGGGATTACCATGTCGCCGTGGCGCTCGGCTGCACCAACGAGGAAAATCTCGAATGCATCGCCGAAAGCGTCAAGGCGGCGGTCGGCGCGGGCAAGGAGGCGATCGTCGATTGCGAGCACTTCTTCGACGGATTCAAGGCCAATCCGGCCTATGCGATCGCCTGCGCGAAGATGGCTTATGAAAGCGGCGCCCGCTGGGTCGTGCTCTGCGACACGAATGGCGGCACGCAGCCGCCGGAGGTGCGCGCCATCGTCGAGGCGGTGATCGCCGCAGGCGTTCCCGGCCGCTGTCTGGGCATTCACGCCCATAACGATACCGGCCAGGCGGTCGCCAATTCACTTGCTGCGGTTGAGGCGGGCGTCCGGCAGATCCAGGGGACCTTGAATGGCATCGGCGAGCGCTGCGGCAACGCCAATCTTGTGACGCTGATCCCGACGCTGGCGCTGAAAAGCGCCTACAACACCCGTTTCGAAACGGCGATCGACGAGGAGAGGCTGCTCAACCTCACCCGGCTCTCGCACGCCTTCGATGAGCTGCTCAACCGCTCACCGGAACATCAGATGCCTTATGTCGGCGCGTCCGCCTTCGCCACCAAGGCTGGCATCCATGCTTCCGCTCTGCTGAAAGATCCGCGCACGTACGAACACGTGCCGCCGGAAAGCGTGGGTAATTTCCGCAAGGTCATGGTGTCGGACCAGGGCGGCAAGGCGAACTTCATCAATGCCCTCAAGCGTCGCGGCATTATCGTCGCCAAGGACGATCCGAAGCTCGATCTCCTGATCTCGATCGTCAAGGAGCGCGAGGCTTCCGGCTATGCCTATGAGGGCGCCGATGCGAGCTTCGAACTATTGGCGCACCGCACGCTGGGCACCATTCCCAATTTCTTTTCGATCGACGGCTTCCGGGTGATGATCGAACGGCGCTTCGATTCGCACGGCCGCATCAAGATCGTCTCCGAAGCCGTGGTGAAGATCACCATCGACGGGCAGACGCTGATGTCGGTTGCCGAGGCAGAGGGACCCGTCAACGCGCTCGACCTGGCGCTGCGCAAGGATTTTGGCAAGTACCAGCACGAGATCGACGATCTGGTGCTGGCCGATTTCAAGGTGCGCATCCTCAATGGCGGCACGGCGGCAATCACCCGCGTGCTGATCGAATCCACCGACAGCGACGGCATACGCTGGTGGACGGTCGGCGTCTCGGAAAACATTATCGATGCCTCATTCCAGGCGCTGATGGACTCGGTGATCTACAAGCTGATGAAGAACCGGCAGCTGGCCGGCAAGATCGCGGCGGAATAA
- the pip gene encoding prolyl aminopeptidase: protein MTEILRTLYPEIEAYASGHLDVGDGHVIYWERSGTPGAKPAVFLHGGPGGGISPSHRRLFDPALYDVMLFDQRGCGKSTPHAELTANTTWHLVADIERLREMAGVDKWQVFGGSWGSTLALAYAESHPERVSELILRGIYTLTKAELDWYYQFGVSEMFPDKWERFVAPIPPEERHEMMHAYHRRLTHDDRNVRLQAAQAWSIWEGETITLLPEPSTSGKFQEAEFAYAFARIENHFFVNAGWMDEGQLIRDAGRLRDIPGVIVHGRYDMPCPAKYAWLLHKAWPKAEFHLIEGAGHAYSEPGILDRLIRATDKFAGKQD from the coding sequence ATCCTGCGCACGCTCTATCCCGAGATCGAAGCTTATGCCTCTGGCCATCTCGATGTCGGCGACGGCCACGTGATCTACTGGGAACGCTCGGGAACGCCCGGTGCCAAACCCGCCGTCTTCCTGCATGGCGGCCCGGGCGGCGGCATATCACCTTCCCACCGCCGGCTTTTTGATCCCGCCCTCTACGACGTCATGCTGTTCGACCAACGCGGCTGCGGCAAGTCGACCCCGCATGCGGAACTGACTGCCAACACCACCTGGCACCTCGTCGCCGATATCGAGCGGCTGCGCGAAATGGCCGGCGTCGACAAATGGCAGGTGTTCGGCGGCTCCTGGGGCTCGACGCTGGCGCTCGCCTATGCCGAGAGCCATCCCGAACGCGTATCCGAGCTCATCCTGCGCGGCATCTACACGCTGACCAAGGCAGAGCTCGACTGGTACTACCAGTTCGGCGTGTCGGAAATGTTCCCGGACAAGTGGGAGCGTTTCGTCGCTCCTATTCCCCCGGAAGAGCGCCATGAAATGATGCATGCCTATCATCGCCGCCTGACGCACGATGACAGGAACGTGCGCCTCCAGGCCGCGCAAGCCTGGAGCATATGGGAAGGCGAAACGATCACGCTGCTGCCCGAACCTTCGACGAGCGGCAAATTCCAGGAGGCGGAATTCGCCTATGCATTCGCTCGCATCGAGAACCACTTCTTCGTCAATGCCGGCTGGATGGATGAAGGGCAGTTGATCCGCGACGCCGGCAGGCTCAGGGATATTCCGGGCGTGATCGTGCACGGTCGCTATGACATGCCCTGCCCGGCCAAATATGCCTGGCTGCTGCACAAGGCCTGGCCGAAGGCGGAGTTCCACCTGATCGAGGGCGCCGGCCATGCCTATTCGGAGCCGGGAATTCTCGATCGGCTGATCCGGGCGACGGATAAGTTCGCCGGGAAGCAAGACTGA